From a region of the Synechococcus sp. RS9916 genome:
- the rbfA gene encoding 30S ribosome-binding factor RbfA encodes MAPGRRVERVAALIRRETSELLINGIRDERVHQGMVSITEVEVSGDLQHCKIFVSIYSEEEQRQQVLEGLQAASGYLRGELGRRLQMRRAPEVVFQLDRGIEKGTSVLNLLNRLEDEREERGEIPPGSDVEDA; translated from the coding sequence ATGGCACCGGGACGGCGTGTGGAGCGGGTCGCGGCCCTGATCAGGCGCGAAACCAGTGAACTCTTGATCAATGGCATCCGTGATGAGCGGGTGCATCAAGGGATGGTGAGCATCACAGAGGTGGAGGTGAGTGGAGATCTCCAGCACTGCAAGATCTTCGTCAGCATCTACAGCGAAGAGGAGCAGCGGCAGCAGGTCCTGGAGGGTCTTCAAGCCGCGAGTGGCTACCTGCGGGGGGAGCTGGGACGACGACTGCAGATGCGTCGCGCCCCTGAAGTGGTGTTCCAATTGGATCGCGGCATTGAGAAGGGCACGTCGGTGCTCAACCTGCTGAACCGCCTCGAGGACGAGCGGGAGGAACGGGGCGAGATTCCCCCTGGCAGCGATGTCGAGGACGCTTGA
- a CDS encoding glycosyltransferase family 2 protein — protein sequence MLSLNMIVRDEAERIEACLASVRDLVDEMVVVDTGSRDDTVQRAQAAGARVEQQSWPGDFAPARNAALELVTGDWVLVLDADEQLVPEAIPALKELMAQPDVLVINLLRFERGAAMAPYSSVSRLFRRHPRLQWSRPYHSMIDDSVEAVLRDEPHWRIVNCGTPALLHDGYRPELLAGSDKAARLRDAMEQWLQAHPGDPYACAKLGALEVASGQRERGINLLQQGLAALKDAGERAAERYELLLHLAIAQRDQDPAQAITTYRQALDLPVEARLSLGARLNLATLLMEADQLDEAIRLTTIATEEAPEVALGWYNLGLMQRRKGDIAAAIRAYAAALDRHPDHPETHQNLAVALLLGGDIDGARKGFRVAIALLDDQGRSEEAEALYKQVQGMVKLDEVGA from the coding sequence ATGCTCAGCCTCAACATGATCGTTCGCGATGAGGCCGAGCGCATCGAAGCCTGCCTGGCCTCGGTGCGGGATCTGGTGGACGAGATGGTGGTGGTCGACACCGGCTCCCGGGATGACACCGTGCAGCGGGCGCAAGCAGCCGGCGCCCGGGTGGAACAGCAGAGCTGGCCCGGTGATTTCGCACCCGCCCGCAATGCAGCCCTGGAGCTGGTGACTGGCGACTGGGTGCTGGTGCTCGATGCCGATGAACAGCTCGTGCCTGAAGCGATTCCGGCCCTCAAGGAGCTGATGGCCCAGCCGGATGTGCTGGTGATCAATCTGCTCCGCTTTGAGCGGGGCGCGGCGATGGCTCCTTATTCGAGTGTCAGCCGATTGTTCCGGCGCCATCCACGCCTGCAGTGGAGCCGGCCCTATCACTCCATGATCGACGACAGCGTCGAAGCTGTGCTCAGGGATGAGCCCCACTGGCGGATCGTGAACTGCGGCACTCCAGCCCTGCTCCATGACGGCTACAGGCCCGAACTCCTGGCCGGCAGCGACAAAGCGGCACGGCTGCGAGACGCCATGGAGCAATGGCTTCAGGCCCACCCAGGCGATCCCTATGCCTGCGCCAAACTCGGCGCCCTGGAGGTGGCTTCAGGCCAGCGGGAACGAGGTATCAACCTGCTGCAGCAAGGTCTTGCCGCCCTCAAGGACGCTGGCGAGCGGGCCGCTGAACGCTACGAACTGCTGCTCCACCTGGCCATCGCCCAGCGGGATCAAGATCCAGCCCAGGCCATCACCACCTATCGCCAAGCCCTTGACCTCCCTGTGGAAGCGCGTCTCAGCCTTGGGGCCCGCCTCAACCTGGCGACCCTGCTGATGGAAGCCGATCAACTCGATGAGGCCATCCGCCTAACCACCATCGCCACCGAAGAGGCACCGGAAGTGGCCCTCGGTTGGTACAACCTCGGCCTGATGCAAAGACGCAAGGGCGACATCGCCGCGGCGATCCGGGCCTATGCCGCAGCCCTCGACCGTCACCCCGACCACCCCGAAACCCACCAGAACTTGGCCGTGGCCCTGCTCCTTGGCGGTGATATCGATGGCGCCCGCAAGGGCTTCCGCGTGGCCATCGCCCTGCTGGACGACCAAGGAAGATCAGAGGAAGCAGAAGCGCTTTACAAGCAGGTGCAGGGAATGGTGAAGCTGGATGAGGTGGGTGCCTGA
- a CDS encoding 6-carboxytetrahydropterin synthase — MTEAPHGRGRGCVITRRACFSSSHRYWLPELSADDNAARFGPCAIAPGHGHNYELIVSMAGALDADGMVLNLSDVKHAIRSEVTGQLDFRFLNEAWPEFDLSQPQGCLPTTEALVRVIWQRLSPHLPLVALRLHESQTLWADYLGQGMDAYLTIRTHFAAAHRLARPELSQEENEAIYGKCARPHGHGHNYLVDVTVRGAIDARTGMVCDLAALQRLVDDLVVEPFDHTFLNKDVPHFVDCVPTAENIALHIADQLSAPIRAIGAQLHKVRLQESPNNAAEVYAEVPQLEMQPAALEAVMAS, encoded by the coding sequence ATGACAGAAGCTCCCCATGGGCGTGGCCGCGGCTGTGTCATCACCCGACGAGCGTGTTTCAGCTCCAGCCATCGCTATTGGCTGCCCGAACTCAGTGCCGATGACAACGCTGCCCGTTTCGGCCCCTGCGCCATCGCCCCCGGCCATGGACATAACTATGAGCTGATCGTGTCGATGGCTGGTGCCCTCGATGCGGACGGCATGGTTCTCAATCTCTCGGATGTCAAACACGCCATCCGCTCGGAGGTGACTGGCCAGCTGGATTTCCGCTTCCTCAATGAGGCGTGGCCGGAATTTGACCTCTCTCAACCTCAGGGGTGTCTGCCCACCACCGAAGCCCTCGTGCGGGTGATCTGGCAGCGGCTTTCCCCTCACCTCCCCTTGGTCGCCCTGCGGCTGCATGAATCTCAAACCCTCTGGGCTGATTACCTCGGACAAGGCATGGACGCTTACCTGACCATTCGCACCCACTTCGCTGCCGCCCACCGGCTGGCCCGTCCAGAACTCTCCCAGGAGGAGAACGAGGCGATCTATGGCAAATGTGCCCGTCCCCATGGCCACGGCCACAACTATTTGGTGGATGTGACCGTGCGGGGCGCGATTGATGCCCGCACCGGCATGGTCTGCGACCTGGCCGCTTTACAGCGTTTGGTCGATGACCTCGTGGTGGAGCCCTTCGACCACACCTTCCTCAACAAGGACGTTCCCCATTTCGTGGATTGTGTTCCCACGGCTGAGAACATTGCCCTCCACATCGCCGATCAGTTGTCCGCCCCAATTCGCGCGATTGGAGCCCAGCTGCACAAGGTGCGCCTCCAGGAGAGCCCAAACAATGCCGCTGAGGTCTACGCCGAAGTGCCCCAGCTCGAGATGCAGCCCGCTGCTCTTGAGGCGGTGATGGCCTCCTGA
- a CDS encoding dihydrofolate reductase family protein, which produces MPLRPTVRLVLAVSLDGRLAFPGGGPAQLGGAGDRQVLEQALAWADGCLMGAGTLRAHHCTCLIRDSGLLEERAKAQRSPQPTACVVSRSATPTFPEEWPFFQQPLERWLLHGEEAAAPSAAPAGFSQRLAMGATWQETLTQLTAQGMQRLVLLGGASLVASCLQDDAVDDLQLTLTPRVVGGEHSWVPFDAAGLPPSLASSDAWILQGAERLQEDELVVRYQRRRSP; this is translated from the coding sequence TTGCCCCTCAGGCCGACTGTTCGTCTGGTGCTGGCCGTTAGCCTTGACGGCCGCTTGGCCTTTCCTGGTGGAGGCCCAGCGCAGTTGGGTGGAGCGGGTGACCGCCAAGTCTTGGAACAGGCTTTGGCCTGGGCCGACGGTTGCTTGATGGGTGCCGGCACGCTGCGGGCCCATCACTGCACCTGTCTGATTCGTGATTCCGGGTTGCTGGAGGAGAGGGCCAAAGCGCAACGTTCTCCTCAGCCGACTGCGTGCGTGGTCAGTCGATCGGCCACCCCCACCTTCCCCGAGGAGTGGCCTTTTTTTCAGCAGCCTTTGGAGCGTTGGTTGCTGCATGGGGAAGAGGCCGCGGCTCCTTCGGCAGCGCCCGCCGGGTTCTCGCAACGCTTGGCGATGGGAGCCACATGGCAGGAGACCCTCACCCAGCTCACGGCTCAAGGGATGCAACGCCTGGTGCTGCTGGGCGGTGCCTCCCTGGTGGCGTCATGCCTCCAGGATGATGCCGTGGATGACCTGCAGCTCACACTCACGCCGCGGGTGGTGGGCGGAGAGCACAGCTGGGTGCCGTTTGATGCTGCTGGCTTACCCCCATCTCTGGCGAGCTCCGATGCCTGGATCCTGCAGGGTGCGGAGCGGCTGCAAGAGGATGAACTGGTGGTTCGCTATCAGCGTCGGCGCTCCCCCTGA
- a CDS encoding shikimate kinase — MTDQPQNGPHPLRSRLGGRNLYLVGMMGSGKSSSGRPLAQQLGYGFVDADPVIEQVAGRPIPQIFSEDGEDGFRAIEAQVLQAIGQRHSLVVATGGGVVTKPENWGVLHQGIVIWLNPGRDRLLARLQNDSTQRPLLQTESPAEALDALLEARTPLYSEADLQLSVGDQSPEQVATMVLDALPSILTPASGGPGAPQTTAG, encoded by the coding sequence ATGACCGACCAACCCCAGAACGGGCCCCACCCCCTTCGCTCCCGCCTGGGGGGCCGCAACCTTTATCTGGTGGGAATGATGGGCAGCGGCAAGAGCAGCAGTGGCCGTCCCCTGGCCCAGCAGCTCGGCTACGGCTTCGTGGATGCCGACCCCGTGATCGAACAAGTGGCCGGTCGGCCCATCCCGCAGATCTTCAGCGAAGACGGCGAAGACGGCTTCCGCGCCATCGAAGCCCAGGTTCTGCAGGCCATTGGCCAACGCCATTCCCTGGTGGTGGCCACCGGCGGAGGGGTCGTCACCAAACCAGAAAACTGGGGCGTGCTGCATCAGGGCATCGTGATCTGGCTCAACCCAGGACGGGACCGGCTTCTGGCTCGACTGCAGAACGACAGCACCCAACGGCCGCTCTTGCAGACCGAGAGTCCTGCCGAAGCACTGGATGCGCTGCTGGAGGCGCGCACGCCCCTCTATTCAGAAGCAGATCTCCAACTCAGCGTGGGCGATCAGTCCCCTGAGCAGGTGGCAACCATGGTGTTGGATGCCCTGCCCTCAATCCTCACCCCTGCGTCGGGGGGTCCAGGCGCACCGCAAACCACTGCAGGTTGA
- a CDS encoding uroporphyrinogen-III synthase, whose translation MLPLEGRTVLVTRAQEQQGEGRRQLEQLGAQVIDLPALVIGPPDEWGPLDDALDELDEFHWLLFSSANGVRAVEERLQRLGQSLARRPGSLRIAAVGRKTAALLEQLGAPADFVPPDFVADSLIEHFPVSGWGLRLLIPRVQSGGRTVLAEAFGEAGARVVEVAAYESRCPDHIPEAAASALASGEVAAISFSSGKTVTHTAQLLEARFGPDWRQLLASTQIISIGPQTSQRCQEVMGRVDAEATPHDIAGLVQACVQALGSAKHTGG comes from the coding sequence ATGCTCCCCCTCGAAGGCCGCACGGTGCTGGTGACGCGGGCCCAGGAACAACAGGGGGAAGGGCGCAGGCAGCTGGAACAGCTGGGCGCCCAGGTGATCGATTTGCCAGCCCTGGTGATCGGCCCGCCGGATGAGTGGGGGCCCCTGGACGATGCCCTCGACGAACTGGATGAGTTCCATTGGCTGCTGTTCTCCAGCGCCAACGGTGTGCGGGCTGTGGAAGAACGGCTGCAGCGTCTCGGGCAAAGCCTGGCCCGACGCCCCGGCAGCTTGCGCATCGCGGCTGTGGGCCGCAAGACAGCGGCCCTGCTGGAGCAACTGGGAGCACCCGCTGATTTCGTGCCGCCGGATTTTGTGGCCGACAGCCTGATTGAGCATTTCCCCGTCTCAGGCTGGGGGCTGCGGCTGCTGATCCCCAGGGTGCAGAGCGGCGGACGCACCGTGCTGGCAGAAGCGTTCGGAGAAGCGGGTGCCCGGGTTGTGGAGGTGGCCGCCTACGAATCCCGCTGCCCGGACCACATCCCTGAAGCGGCAGCCTCTGCGCTGGCATCTGGCGAGGTGGCCGCCATCAGCTTCAGCAGCGGTAAAACCGTGACCCACACCGCCCAGTTACTGGAGGCCCGCTTTGGGCCCGACTGGCGCCAGTTGCTGGCATCCACCCAGATCATCTCGATCGGGCCACAGACCAGCCAACGGTGCCAGGAGGTGATGGGCCGAGTCGATGCGGAAGCGACCCCCCACGACATTGCCGGGCTGGTGCAGGCCTGTGTTCAGGCCTTGGGCTCCGCCAAACACACCGGGGGTTGA
- a CDS encoding chlororespiratory reduction protein 7: MSDPLIRACDHYVVLEPGQPEQLLSADDTLAWLERHLRCLDALPEDLSGLGSSAAAAQRLLETACDLELQPGLNLQWFAVRLDPPTQG; encoded by the coding sequence ATGTCTGATCCCCTGATCCGTGCCTGTGATCACTACGTGGTGCTGGAGCCCGGTCAGCCGGAGCAGCTGCTCAGTGCCGACGACACCCTGGCATGGCTCGAACGGCACCTGCGGTGCCTGGATGCATTACCGGAAGACCTCAGTGGGCTTGGCTCATCCGCCGCCGCTGCGCAGCGTCTTTTGGAAACGGCCTGTGATTTGGAGTTGCAGCCAGGCCTCAACCTGCAGTGGTTTGCGGTGCGCCTGGACCCCCCGACGCAGGGGTGA
- a CDS encoding glutathione S-transferase family protein, producing MLELHQFRHSAFCLKVRMILQAKSLSYRVVEVVPGVGQIDVFRLSGQRQVPVLVDGDTVVADSSAIARHLETLEPDPALLPSDPWHRAQAQLIEDWADTTLAAAARMALAQAAVGDNALREALLPDGLPSPVRQTVAALPGGWLQGLGEVVDQGGRAEMLASLIAIADSVALKPWLVGDTLSLADIAVAAQVSLLRFPASSGELLAGQGVAGLSDHPRLQPLFHWRDQLETQLMQSDPAAV from the coding sequence ATGTTGGAGCTCCATCAGTTCCGTCACTCCGCCTTTTGCTTGAAGGTGCGGATGATTCTTCAGGCCAAATCCCTGAGTTATCGGGTGGTGGAAGTCGTTCCCGGTGTGGGGCAGATCGATGTGTTCCGGTTGTCGGGCCAGCGCCAGGTGCCCGTGTTGGTCGATGGCGACACGGTGGTGGCCGACTCCAGTGCCATCGCCCGCCATCTCGAGACCCTGGAACCTGATCCGGCCCTCCTTCCCTCCGATCCCTGGCACCGGGCCCAAGCGCAACTGATCGAAGATTGGGCGGACACCACCTTGGCCGCTGCTGCCCGAATGGCCCTGGCCCAGGCAGCGGTGGGTGATAACGCTCTGCGGGAGGCCTTACTGCCCGATGGGTTGCCGTCGCCCGTGCGTCAGACCGTCGCGGCTCTGCCGGGTGGGTGGTTACAGGGGCTTGGCGAGGTGGTCGACCAGGGGGGGCGCGCTGAGATGCTCGCCAGCCTGATCGCAATCGCGGATTCCGTGGCGCTGAAGCCCTGGTTGGTGGGTGACACCCTTAGCCTTGCGGATATCGCCGTGGCGGCTCAGGTGTCGTTGCTGCGTTTCCCGGCGTCTTCCGGAGAGCTGCTCGCCGGTCAGGGAGTGGCAGGTCTCAGTGATCACCCCCGCTTGCAGCCTTTGTTCCACTGGCGCGATCAGCTGGAAACGCAGTTGATGCAGTCGGATCCGGCTGCCGTTTGA
- a CDS encoding SRPBCC family protein, whose protein sequence is MGRWLEHTVTTEVNAPVARVWAVWSDLEAMPRWMRWIESVKTLDDPDLTDWTLAAQGFRFSWKARITTRVEAQQLHWESVGGLPTKGAVRFYSEASDRTAVKLSVTYELPRVLAPLMEPSILGGIVTKELQANLDRFRDLVESDYAVSA, encoded by the coding sequence ATGGGACGTTGGCTTGAACACACTGTCACCACCGAGGTGAACGCTCCCGTGGCGCGGGTCTGGGCGGTTTGGAGCGACCTGGAGGCGATGCCGCGTTGGATGCGCTGGATCGAATCGGTCAAGACCCTGGATGATCCTGACCTCACCGACTGGACTCTGGCGGCCCAAGGCTTTCGCTTCAGCTGGAAGGCGCGGATCACCACCCGGGTGGAGGCGCAGCAGCTGCATTGGGAGTCGGTGGGTGGATTGCCCACCAAGGGAGCGGTGCGGTTCTATTCCGAAGCGTCCGATCGCACGGCTGTGAAGCTGAGCGTGACCTACGAACTCCCAAGGGTCTTGGCACCCCTGATGGAACCAAGCATCCTGGGGGGGATCGTCACGAAAGAACTGCAGGCAAACCTTGACCGATTCAGGGATCTGGTGGAGAGCGATTACGCCGTTTCGGCCTAA
- a CDS encoding glycoside hydrolase family 3 N-terminal domain-containing protein, protein MSRTLDAQALRRRVASLLVVRASGHAGDRQRRYPRWELANAELKRLLESGVGGVILLGGSSVELRQRCLQLQNWAKGPLLLCADVEEGVGQRFEGATWLVPPMALARLHANDPERAEALAEQFGRCTGRQARHCGLNWVLAPIVDVNNNPANPVINVRAWGDDPDTVTRLTLAFQKGVEQENVLACAKHFPGHGDTAEDSHLQLPVIPHTRERLEQLELAPFRASIAAGIDSVMTAHLQIPSLDPDRPATLSKAVLNDLLRDQLGFQGLVVTDALVMEAIRAHHSAGDAALLAFEAGADLILMPEDADAAITAICDGLRSGRIPRERLDASVERRQRALAKVAEASECETGALELERQDERALSEALLQLTCERQGPQLHPLGAAQGINLIRIDGVLACPQLPATAPGLKQPEQAGFRALITHPGALSIWETNHPDAPLALDRLGAGPVLLQLFLRGNPFRAGREQQEPWEAALGQLQAAERLAGLVVYGSPYAWESLRARLAPSIPAAYSPGQMPEAQALVLSGLISNQGAEAAEPDGPGEGFTD, encoded by the coding sequence ATGTCGAGGACGCTTGACGCGCAGGCTCTGCGCCGGCGGGTGGCCAGCCTGCTGGTGGTGCGAGCCAGTGGCCATGCCGGGGACCGGCAACGGCGTTATCCCCGATGGGAGCTGGCCAATGCCGAACTGAAGCGACTGCTCGAAAGCGGCGTGGGTGGGGTCATCCTGTTGGGTGGCAGCAGCGTGGAACTACGGCAACGCTGCCTACAGCTCCAGAACTGGGCTAAAGGCCCGCTGCTGCTCTGCGCTGACGTGGAGGAAGGGGTCGGTCAGCGTTTCGAAGGCGCCACCTGGCTGGTGCCGCCCATGGCACTTGCGCGCTTGCATGCCAACGACCCCGAACGGGCCGAAGCCCTGGCAGAGCAATTCGGCCGCTGCACCGGACGCCAAGCACGCCACTGCGGCCTGAACTGGGTCTTGGCACCGATCGTGGATGTCAACAACAACCCTGCCAATCCCGTGATCAACGTGCGGGCCTGGGGAGATGACCCGGACACGGTGACGCGCCTCACCCTGGCCTTCCAGAAGGGCGTGGAGCAGGAGAACGTGCTGGCCTGCGCCAAACACTTTCCTGGCCACGGCGACACCGCTGAAGATTCCCATCTCCAGCTGCCGGTGATCCCCCACACGCGGGAACGACTGGAGCAACTGGAACTGGCTCCTTTTCGTGCCTCAATTGCAGCCGGCATCGACAGCGTGATGACGGCCCACCTGCAGATTCCATCCCTTGACCCCGACCGTCCCGCGACGCTGTCGAAGGCAGTGCTCAACGATCTCCTTCGCGATCAACTGGGATTTCAAGGCCTGGTGGTGACCGATGCCCTTGTGATGGAGGCGATCCGGGCCCATCACAGTGCAGGCGATGCCGCCCTGCTGGCCTTTGAAGCAGGGGCGGATCTGATCCTGATGCCGGAAGACGCGGACGCCGCCATCACAGCGATTTGCGATGGGCTTCGCAGCGGGAGGATTCCCCGGGAGCGGCTGGACGCCAGCGTGGAGCGTCGGCAGAGGGCCCTGGCCAAGGTCGCAGAGGCCAGCGAATGCGAGACAGGGGCACTGGAACTGGAACGGCAAGACGAACGGGCCCTGAGCGAGGCCCTACTCCAGCTCACCTGCGAGCGTCAGGGCCCCCAGCTGCACCCCCTGGGCGCTGCGCAAGGCATCAATCTGATTCGCATCGATGGCGTGTTGGCCTGCCCCCAGCTCCCGGCAACGGCACCAGGCCTGAAACAACCGGAGCAGGCGGGCTTCCGCGCACTGATCACCCACCCGGGCGCGCTGTCGATCTGGGAGACCAACCACCCCGACGCGCCACTGGCCTTGGACCGCCTGGGGGCAGGGCCGGTGTTGCTGCAGCTGTTCCTACGCGGCAATCCGTTCCGCGCCGGACGAGAACAGCAGGAACCCTGGGAAGCAGCTTTGGGTCAATTGCAGGCAGCCGAGCGGCTGGCCGGGCTAGTGGTTTACGGCAGCCCTTACGCCTGGGAGAGTCTGCGCGCCAGGCTCGCCCCGTCGATTCCAGCGGCCTACTCCCCAGGCCAGATGCCCGAGGCCCAGGCCCTGGTGCTCAGTGGCCTGATCAGCAACCAGGGCGCTGAAGCAGCGGAACCGGACGGCCCTGGGGAAGGCTTCACCGACTGA
- a CDS encoding DUF6816 family protein has product MGRRLLTMIIGLLGLQVLLFAPLPAAWAADGWLTERLEAWPNWQLPAPLPRPRAQQDLVYPTWFEGTWRVESTDLEDDSTLDHLARFGTTSTSRGAVVGDRKFNARAIGSAVLGDQLLAVEQAPGQVNRQLARLSNDRQLETTVIGRRESPLDQPTFVSDELVLQILHGPGAPRISRIETLSRYERCDDGICAEQWQARYSPPGEDITAAPLHLSHYRLTLKRQPDPTASTAFPADRASGTKAASGGDH; this is encoded by the coding sequence ATGGGGCGACGACTGCTGACGATGATCATCGGCCTGCTGGGGCTGCAGGTGTTGCTGTTTGCTCCCCTGCCTGCCGCCTGGGCCGCTGATGGCTGGCTGACCGAGCGCCTGGAGGCCTGGCCCAACTGGCAGCTCCCCGCCCCACTGCCGCGGCCCCGGGCACAGCAGGATTTGGTGTATCCGACCTGGTTCGAGGGGACCTGGCGGGTGGAGAGCACCGACCTCGAGGACGACAGCACGCTTGACCATCTCGCCCGCTTCGGGACCACCAGCACCAGCAGGGGCGCCGTGGTTGGCGATCGCAAGTTCAATGCCCGCGCCATTGGCAGCGCGGTGCTGGGGGACCAGCTGCTGGCGGTGGAGCAAGCACCGGGTCAGGTGAACCGCCAATTGGCACGGCTCTCAAACGACCGGCAACTGGAAACCACCGTGATCGGCAGACGCGAGAGCCCTCTCGATCAGCCCACATTTGTCAGCGATGAGCTGGTGCTGCAAATCCTCCATGGCCCTGGAGCGCCCCGCATCAGCCGCATCGAGACCCTCAGCCGCTATGAACGCTGCGATGACGGCATCTGCGCCGAGCAGTGGCAGGCGCGCTACAGCCCCCCCGGCGAGGACATCACGGCCGCGCCACTGCACCTGAGTCACTACCGACTGACACTCAAACGGCAGCCGGATCCGACTGCATCAACTGCGTTTCCAGCTGATCGCGCCAGTGGAACAAAGGCTGCAAGCGGGGGTGATCACTGA
- a CDS encoding DUF751 family protein: MREFFVNVTRYPRYLIAFTLGVMNSVAEPLARRRSNPVTAVALIGALISGMISMGLVLRAMVTSSPLA, translated from the coding sequence ATGCGCGAGTTTTTCGTCAACGTGACGCGCTATCCGCGCTATTTGATCGCCTTCACCCTTGGGGTGATGAATTCCGTTGCTGAGCCCCTGGCGCGGCGACGCAGCAACCCCGTCACCGCGGTGGCCCTCATCGGCGCGCTGATCAGCGGAATGATCAGCATGGGCCTGGTGTTGCGTGCCATGGTGACTTCATCACCTCTGGCTTGA
- a CDS encoding GNAT family N-acetyltransferase, with the protein MTALSARWHRSLRDIPEAQWQALVGEHVIPFYRWDWLVALEESGSIAPDQGWQPLHLSLWRGEQLVAVAPLYLKGHSYGEFVFDQVFARLAADLGERYYPKLVGMSPVSPVQGYRFHIAAEENALELTALMLQVIDEFAGRNGILSCNFLYVDPQWQPLAEAAGCATWVNQQSLWTADGQQTFADYLAGFNANQRRNIKRERRAVQQAGITVTALTGEALDAELLQRMHGFYEQHCARWGMWGSKYLEAAFFDQLASPALRDQVVLFSAHRGDPRDPVAMSLCVHDRQQLWGRYWGSEEEIDCLHFEVCYYAPIEWALQNGLHSFDPGAGGSHKRRRGFVARPHASLHRWYHSGMDGLIRQWLPQANGLMAEEIEAINAELPFKSEPPALEFVG; encoded by the coding sequence ATGACCGCGCTGTCTGCCCGCTGGCATCGTTCACTGCGGGACATCCCCGAAGCCCAGTGGCAGGCCCTGGTGGGGGAGCACGTCATTCCCTTCTACCGCTGGGATTGGTTGGTGGCCTTGGAGGAATCCGGCAGCATCGCGCCGGATCAGGGCTGGCAACCTCTGCATCTTTCTCTCTGGCGTGGAGAGCAGCTGGTGGCTGTGGCACCTCTGTATCTGAAGGGCCACAGCTATGGCGAGTTTGTCTTTGATCAGGTCTTTGCCCGTCTCGCTGCAGACCTCGGAGAGCGTTACTACCCGAAGCTGGTAGGCATGAGCCCGGTTAGTCCGGTGCAGGGATATCGCTTTCACATTGCCGCGGAGGAAAACGCTTTAGAGCTCACAGCGTTGATGCTGCAGGTGATTGATGAGTTTGCTGGCCGCAACGGCATTCTCAGTTGCAATTTCCTCTACGTGGATCCGCAGTGGCAGCCCCTGGCGGAAGCCGCCGGCTGCGCCACCTGGGTTAACCAACAGAGTTTGTGGACGGCAGACGGGCAGCAGACCTTCGCGGATTATTTGGCTGGCTTCAATGCCAACCAGCGGCGCAACATCAAACGCGAACGGCGCGCGGTGCAGCAGGCGGGGATCACCGTGACGGCGTTAACCGGTGAGGCGTTGGATGCGGAGCTGCTGCAGCGCATGCACGGCTTTTACGAACAGCATTGCGCCCGTTGGGGGATGTGGGGCAGCAAATACCTTGAAGCCGCTTTTTTTGATCAGCTGGCCAGTCCTGCGCTTCGGGATCAGGTGGTGCTGTTCAGCGCTCACCGCGGTGATCCCCGTGATCCGGTGGCGATGTCTCTCTGTGTGCACGATCGGCAGCAGCTCTGGGGCCGTTACTGGGGCAGTGAAGAGGAGATCGACTGTCTCCATTTCGAGGTCTGTTACTACGCCCCGATTGAGTGGGCGTTGCAGAACGGTCTGCACAGCTTTGATCCAGGTGCAGGCGGTAGCCACAAGCGTCGTCGCGGGTTTGTGGCTCGGCCCCATGCCAGCCTCCACCGTTGGTACCACTCCGGAATGGATGGGCTGATCCGTCAGTGGTTACCGCAGGCCAATGGGCTGATGGCCGAGGAAATCGAAGCCATCAAC